A single window of Flagellimonas maritima DNA harbors:
- a CDS encoding TraG family conjugative transposon ATPase produces MKKINLSAYHPILSIEQHIVFASNGNVVLCYEVDLPEIYSLSSTDFEDIHGSWFQAFKSLPTGTVIHKQDIYRKTAFDAKYIPNESFLEKTTYRHFKGRECLTHQSYLYLTLPLDKALNASKFTNPFRRVEKGIHKQLDHNVQEFIASVNDAVSFINNSRKVSLKPLNENQILNVCDAYFNGFNEGFDTDIQLKKSAIEIGENHFDVLAVNSELCFGDVVQSSKTNDKFTSDDFVFHQGFIDGLGLNLNENHTINQIIYLDDKHKWRKLLDKKIEELNKSSNFGTQNKFIQKKIEAIVAKINEDDSSRIIRGHLNIIFWCPEAGRLNTIASKIKTEFKELDIVPYYPKGEERKHYFLNSYCCFSSNFSNEDLYVTDLKHALCLYINNSNYKSDEQGIIFNDRQYNIPVLKDVWDERKKRIKARNFAIFAPTGEGKSFLANNILRQYFEKQVRLVIIDLGGSYSKFAKLYPNDHIILRYKQGKNLGINPFYISNEADLTLERLEDLAIFLLELLAEGNQVSKAKEVAIKKVLLHYYKHVRLNHSLASLYQFIDDKKDSLIEELKIREEHFSVYNFLHILSEYVDDGLYSFLFNVSEDQTYKIEDKQMIVFELDEVKDNKEILSVMLKLIKSAIQRTIWRNRSERGIILFDEFAKQLKFDNVLESVEFYYQAIRKQNGAIGIILQSINQLPNNSTSASILENTQVIYSLRNEKGYDELQKRLNLSSHDLNQLKSIRNNLTGDRIYTEMFIKIGKESNIFRLEVPKEVFAAYLTDGKESDRIMRIYEKTNDMKEAINTFINNYKSKKRES; encoded by the coding sequence ATGAAAAAGATTAATCTATCGGCATACCATCCCATTTTGAGCATAGAACAACACATTGTTTTCGCCAGTAATGGTAATGTAGTATTGTGTTATGAAGTAGACCTGCCAGAAATCTATTCCCTATCCTCAACCGATTTTGAAGACATACACGGCTCTTGGTTTCAAGCATTCAAATCCCTACCAACAGGTACTGTCATCCACAAACAGGATATTTATAGGAAAACCGCTTTTGATGCTAAGTATATTCCAAATGAAAGCTTTCTGGAAAAGACTACCTATCGACATTTTAAAGGGCGGGAGTGCCTAACGCATCAATCTTATTTGTACTTGACGCTACCATTGGATAAGGCTTTGAACGCTTCCAAGTTTACCAATCCGTTCCGCAGAGTGGAAAAAGGTATTCATAAGCAACTGGACCATAATGTCCAGGAGTTTATTGCTTCGGTAAATGATGCAGTTTCCTTTATCAATAACAGTCGTAAAGTGTCCCTGAAGCCATTAAACGAGAATCAAATACTAAATGTATGCGATGCATACTTCAATGGGTTTAATGAAGGTTTTGATACCGATATTCAATTAAAGAAATCAGCAATTGAAATTGGTGAGAACCATTTTGATGTACTGGCAGTAAATAGCGAACTCTGTTTTGGGGATGTGGTACAAAGCAGTAAGACCAATGACAAATTCACTTCAGATGATTTTGTCTTCCATCAAGGCTTTATTGATGGATTAGGATTGAACCTGAACGAGAACCATACTATCAATCAAATTATTTATCTGGATGACAAACACAAATGGAGAAAACTACTGGACAAGAAAATTGAAGAGCTTAACAAGAGTTCCAACTTCGGAACACAGAACAAATTCATTCAAAAAAAGATTGAGGCCATTGTTGCTAAAATTAATGAAGATGACAGTTCAAGAATTATACGCGGGCATCTCAACATTATTTTCTGGTGTCCGGAAGCCGGACGGCTAAATACAATAGCATCAAAAATCAAAACGGAATTTAAGGAGCTCGACATCGTACCGTATTATCCAAAAGGGGAAGAACGGAAGCATTACTTCCTTAACTCCTATTGTTGTTTCAGCTCCAATTTTTCCAACGAGGACTTATACGTAACCGATTTAAAACATGCCTTGTGTCTATATATCAATAACAGCAACTATAAATCGGATGAACAGGGTATCATCTTTAATGATAGACAATACAATATTCCTGTTTTAAAGGATGTTTGGGACGAACGCAAGAAACGTATAAAGGCTCGAAACTTTGCCATTTTCGCCCCAACAGGAGAAGGCAAATCCTTTTTAGCAAACAACATACTTCGGCAGTATTTTGAGAAACAAGTCCGATTGGTGATTATTGATTTGGGAGGTTCGTATTCCAAATTCGCTAAGCTGTATCCGAACGACCATATCATCTTACGCTATAAGCAGGGAAAGAACCTGGGTATCAATCCCTTTTATATTTCCAATGAAGCGGATTTAACCCTTGAACGGTTGGAAGACCTGGCCATTTTCTTGTTAGAGCTTTTGGCAGAGGGTAACCAAGTATCAAAGGCCAAGGAAGTCGCCATTAAAAAAGTACTACTACATTATTATAAGCATGTCCGATTAAATCACTCACTGGCTTCTTTGTATCAATTTATAGATGACAAAAAAGATTCCCTTATTGAAGAACTTAAAATACGAGAGGAGCATTTTAGCGTTTACAATTTCCTGCATATCCTTTCAGAATATGTGGATGATGGATTGTACAGTTTCCTCTTCAATGTGAGCGAAGACCAGACCTATAAAATCGAGGATAAGCAAATGATTGTTTTTGAACTGGATGAAGTGAAAGACAACAAGGAAATTCTTTCCGTAATGCTGAAACTCATCAAATCAGCCATCCAACGCACAATTTGGCGTAATCGTTCCGAAAGAGGAATTATTCTTTTTGATGAGTTTGCCAAACAGCTCAAATTTGATAATGTATTGGAGAGTGTAGAATTCTACTATCAGGCTATCCGAAAACAGAATGGTGCTATTGGTATCATTTTACAATCCATCAATCAATTGCCCAACAATTCCACATCGGCGAGTATTCTGGAGAACACACAGGTCATCTACAGTTTGCGGAATGAAAAAGGTTACGATGAACTTCAAAAGCGATTGAATCTTTCCAGTCATGATTTAAACCAGTTAAAGTCCATTCGCAACAACCTCACAGGCGATAGAATATACACCGAAATGTTCATCAAGATTGGAAAGGAGAGCAACATCTTTCGTCTCGAAGTACCCAAAGAAGTCTTTGCAGCATACCTCACAGACGGCAAAGAAAGTGACCGCATAATGCGGATTTATGAAAAAACAAATGACATGAAAGAAGCCATAAACACATTCATTAACAATTATAAATCTAAAAAACGAGAATCATGA